The following coding sequences are from one Kogia breviceps isolate mKogBre1 chromosome X, mKogBre1 haplotype 1, whole genome shotgun sequence window:
- the F9 gene encoding coagulation factor IX → MRCLNTIMAESPGLVTICLFGYLLSAECTVFLDRENATKILNRPKRYNSGKLEEFVRGNLERECREEKCSFEEAREVFENTEKTTEFWKQYVDGDQCESNPCLNGGLCKDDINSYECWCQVGFEGKNCELDATCSIKNGRCKQFCKKGADNKVVCSCTAGYRLAEDQKSCEPAVPFPCGRVSVSNSRMKFTRAETIFSNMDYENSTEAEIIVDTITQSNQSSNDVTRIVGGEEAIRGQFPWQVLLSDEIDGFCGGSIVNEKWVVTAAHCIKPGVKITVVAGEHNTDEPEPTEQKRNVIRAIPYHSYNASVNKYSHDIALLELDEPLMLNSYVTPICIADREYTNIFLKFGYGYVSGWGRVFNRGRSASSLQYLKVPLVDRATCLRSTKFTIYNHMFCAGFHEGGKDSCQGDSGGPHVTEVEGTSFLTGIISWGEECAMKGKYGIYTKVSRYVNWIKEKTKLT, encoded by the exons TTTTTCTCGATCGTGAAAATGCCACCAAAATTCTGAATCGGCCAAAGAGGTATAATTCAGGTAAATTGGAAGAGTTTGTTCGAGGGAACCTTGAGAGAGAATGTAGAGAAGAAAAGTGTAGTTTTGAAGAAGCACGAGAAGTTTTTGAAAACACTGAGAAAACT aCTGAATTTTGGAAGCAATATGTTG ATGGAGATCAGTGTGAGTCCAATCCATGTTTAAATGGCggcctgtgcaaggatgacattAATTCCTATGAATGTTGGTGTCAAGTTGGATTTGAAGGAAAGAACTGTGAATTAG ATGCGACATGCAGCATTAAGAATGGCAGGTGCAAGCAGTTTTGTAAAAAGGGCGCTGATAACAAGGTGGTTTGCTCCTGTACTGCCGGATACCGACTTGCAGAGGACCAAAAGTCCTGCGAACCAGCAG tGCCATTTCCCTGTGGAAGAGTTTCTGTCTCAAACAGTCGTATGAAGTTCACCCGTGCTGAGACTATTTTTTCCAATATGGACTATGAAAATTCTACTGAAGCTGAAATAATTGTGGATACCATCACTCAAAGCAACCAATCATCCAATGACGTCACTCGCATTGTTGGTGGAGAAGAGGCCATAAGAGGTCAATTCCCTTGGCAG GTCCTTTTGAGTGATGAAATTGATGGGTTCTGTGGAGGTTCCATCGTTAATGAAAAATGGGTTGTAACTGCAGCCCACTGTATCAAACCTGGTGTTAAAATTACTGTTGTCGCAG GTGAGCATAACACTGATGAGCCAGAACCTACAGAGCAAAAGCGAAACGTGATCCGTGCTATTCCTTACCACAGCTACAACGCATCTGTTAATAAGTACAGCCATGACATTGCCCTTCTGGAACTGGATGAACCCTTAATGCTAAATAGCTATGTAACCCCTATTTGCATTGCTGACAGGGAATACACAAACATCTTCCTCAAATTTGGATATGGTTATGTGAGTGGCTGGGGGAGAGTCTTCAACAGAGGGAGATCGGCTTCAAGTCTTCAGTACCTGAAAGTTCCACTTGTTGACCGAGCTACATGCCTTCGATCCACAAAGTTCACCATCTATAATCACATGTTCTGTGCCGGCTTCCATGAGGGAGGTAAAGATTCATGCCAAGGAGACAGTGGGGGACCGCATGTTACCGAAGTGGAAGGTACCAGTTTCTTAACTGGAATTATTAGCTGGGGCGAAGAGTGTGCAATGAAAGGAAAATACGGAATATATACCAAGGTATCCCGGTATGTCAACTGgattaaggaaaaaacaaagctcacttaa